AAAATTCTTTTCGATTCCAGATTGGACATAGAACAAACGGCTTATCTATTTTGGTTAATTCAGAAAAAATGTATTCGATTTAAAAGTTATGCTATTCAAGAATTTTGAACCGGGCTCATTGAATATATGACAGGAAAACAAAGAACAATCTTTATACTTTCTTCCTTATCGGGATTTCTCGGAGTCGCCTTAGGCGCATTTGGCGCTCACGCTTTAAAACCGATTTTAACTCCTGAGCTATTCGCAATCTATGAAACAGGAAATCGGTATCATCTGATCCATAGTATTCCCCCTTTGATATTAGCGATAACGGGATATGTAAACAACAGCCAGGTTATTTGGTTTTCTTCCATCTTATTTCTTACGGGAATTCTAGTATTTTCGGGATCTTTGTACATATTGGCGATCGCAGGAATTAAAATATTAGGAGCGATTACTCCAGTTGGAGGAATCGCATTTCTAATCGCTTGGGGCCTTCTTGGTTTTTACGCGATTCTATCAAAGGTAGACTAACGTTTAGTTCCGTAATAGAATTTACCTTTTTTTTCGATCAGTTTTCTCGTAATTAAACCTTCCGCAATAATCAAAAGACCTTGAACAGCGGATTCTTTTTTGGCAATTTCCGCCTCCTTTTGCTCGGCCATAAGCTGATGTACATATTCCCTCCTTTTTCCTTCAAGAACCCCAAGCATGGAACCGCAAACCTTGCTGTCGCCGACAAGAAACGCCAACGCGAGAGTTTGAGGCGGCGCTTCATTACATAGGTAATAAAGCGCCAAATTATCAAAGTAAGAAAGTTCTTCAAAAGATTTTACTGTAAGTTCTTCTTTTTCATCCATGATCGGTCGATTCCAGTTCAATAAGTTTTTTTTCAAGATATTGTATCAAATAAGAAGAATCTGGATCGGAGCCTGTAGCGGAGCGAATTAAATCTTTAGCGGAATAAAATTTTCCCTTCCAATGAACGTTTCTTTTGAGCCAATTCAGGAGAGAAGAAAAGTCTTTTCTCTGTTTTACTTCCGATTGAAAATTCGAATTCTCTTTCGAAAAGGTTTGAAAAAGTTGAGCCGAATAAATATTCCCCAGCGTATAAGTCGGAAAATATCCGAAAGCTCCTCCGCTCCAATGAACATCCTGCAAAACTCCTTCCCTATCGGAAGGTACAGTAATTCCAAAAATCTCTTTCATTTTGGAATTCCAGACTTCCGGAAGTTCCGGAACTTGTATTCTACCGTTGATTAATTCCCTCTCGATCTCAAATCGAAGAATAATATGGAGGTTATAGGTAATCTGATCAGCTTCCACTCGAATCAAGGAAGCGGCGGATTGGTTGATATAAGAAAAAAGTTTGGAAAAAGATAATTCGGATTCTTTAATATTTAGAGTATCAAGAAAAATCGGATAATACATCTCCCAAAATTCTTTGGATCTACCGACTTGATTTTCCCAAAGCCTACTCTGCGATTCGTGGATACCCAAAGAGACAGAATCGTGTAAAGGAGAAGGGCCGCCATCGATCTCGGATATTCCAACTTCGTAAAGAGAATGTCCCGTTTCATGCAAAATACTGAATATGGAAGAAAGCGGATCTTTCAAATCATAACGTGTGGTGATTCTTTTATCCTTACTTCCAAGAGAAGTAGAAAACGGATGTTCACTTGCGTCCAAACGAGAAATACCAGAAGATAATCCCAAGATACCAGGAAGAGCTTCTCCCAATTTGTTTTGAAGAAAGACTGGGATTTCTTTTAAAAAGGGATTTGCAACTTTCTTTCCTTTCGCAATTAAAGGTTTTAAAGAATTTTTCAAATTAAAAAATAATTTATCCAGATCTTTCGCTCTTTCACCGGGCTCATAACTTTCCAATAGAGCGTCATACGCTTCCGTTTGATAACCATAACATTCGGCTTGTTCTTTACTCAATTCAACAATCTTAGAGAGAATTTGCGCAAAATCCGCAAATCGATTTTCCTTTTTTGCTTTAGCCCAAATTGAGTGCGCTTTACTTGTAGTGACAGAAAATTCCTCAACAAGCTCTTGAGGAAGACGGCGAGAACGATCCAAATCTTGAAATAATCTTTCAAATTCGATTTTTCGTTCCGCTTGACCCGGAAGATTTTTTTGTTCGTTTTCTTCTCCTGCCTTTTCCGCAAGTTTGTAAAAACTTTCACCGGCATATTTCGAATGGATCAATCCGGAAAGAAGTCCGATTTGGGAACCTCGTTCCTCTCTTCCATCCTCAGGCAAAATGATTTCCGAGTCCCATTGAAGTACGCTAAGAACATTTCTAAGCGTCCAAATTTCTTGATAAGTGATTCTATATTCCGTAAAAGATTTTAATTCTCTACGGATCTGCTCGGTAAAAAGGTTCTCATACTCTTTCATCTCAGTGGATAGTAAAAATTCTTCTTTTAGATTGACAAGTACCCTAACCACAAAAAAATGATTTTTGCGTGAATCGCGGGCATGGTGTAATGGCTAGCACTGTAGCCTTCCAAGCTTCCAGTGAGGGTTCGAGTCCCTCTGCCCGCAAAGTTTTTTTCTTCTCAATTAAATCATAAAACACCAATGACAGACTCGAACGCGAACTTTGGTAAAGCGTTTCGAGCGACCTTAGGAGCGAAGAAACGCTTCCGAGGAACAGGATGTTCCGAGGCCAAAGTGAGACGCCTCGGAGCAAAGTCGAGCAGGATGCGAGACTGCGAAGAGGGCGAGTCCCTCTGCCCGCAAAGTTTTTTTCTTCTCAATTAAATCATAAAACACCAATGACAGACTCGAACGCGAACTTTGGTAAAGCGTTTCGAGCGACCTTAGGAGCGAAGAAACGCTTCCGAGGAACAGGATGTTCCGAGGCCAAAGTGAGACGCCTCGGAGCAAAGTCGAGCAGGGATGCGAGACTGCGAAGAGGGCGAGTCACAAAATTTTTTTCAAAAAAATCCCTCAAGTGCAAACTAACAACTTGAACATGAGTTTACTCTAAGAAAATTCATTTAGCAGAACTTTGTAATGTTCACTTAGAAACTGTTTTAAAATCTTAAGATGAAAAGCGGCTTGGTTTCAAAGTTCCTACAGAAAACAGATTTAGAGCCGGTCTCAAAACTATCTATTAAAAAAGTTAAAAGCAATGATGGAGCTTGCGAGATAAAGCGAAGCCAGATAATTTTCCGCTTTTCTATCCCAACGAATCAAAATGGCTCTGAATCGATTGTGCCAGCTGTTTGTTCTTTCAACGACCCAACGCCTCGGTTTTCCTTTGTATTTACCAATAAGAGGTTTTTCACCTTTTTTCCGAATATGAGGTCGAATGTTTCTTCTTTTGATCAATGCTTCTATATCTTTGAAGTCATAACCTTTATCTAAACAAAGGTGTTTTGGTTTTTTTCTTTTTCTTCCGGAAAAAACCAAGATGGAATTCAATGTATCTTTTACATTGCGTTTATCATGAACGTTCGCTCCACTCAATGTAATTGCCAATGGAATTCCGTTTCCATCCGTAAGAATATGCCGTTTAACTCCCAATTTGGCACGGTCTGTAGGATTTTTCCCGGTTAAACTCCCCCTTTGGGAGCCTTGACCATTGTGGAATCCATCGAAGCCCAATCCCAAGCTATCTTATTCTTCACATCATAATATTTTAAAATAGATTTATAAATCTTTTTGAATACTCCCGCTCGTTCCCATTCTTGAAATCTTCTGTGACAAGTTTGACCCGATCCAAAGTCATTCGGAATTGCACGCCACTGACAGCCTGTTTTCATTCGATAGATGATACCTGCCATTACGACTCTTGTTGGAACGCGATTGCGACCACCTTTCGGCTTTGACTTCTCTTTTGGGATCAAAGGGGCTATTTGTTTCCAAAGTCCCTCGGGAATCTCTGAATAATATTTGTCCATTTCACAATTATAGTATTACACTCTCAAAGTACAAGGAGTTTTGAGACCGGTTCTTAGTAAATCTACGCTTATAAGAAACGATACGAAAAATCGGTTTTCAAATCGATGGAGCATTATACATTTTTAATTAAGAACAAGACAATCGGTTCCATAAAAAGGAACCGATTTGAGATTGGTTCGGATTGGACTTTATCTTTGAATTGAACTTTCCGATCTATTATTTTGAATCTCATTCAAGAAAACGATATTCTTTGTGTCGTTTTCTAAAATGTTATTGGCGAGAACTTCCAACAACTTTCCTATTTTTTTATTTTGGGAAAAATCCGGCTTACGGGAGATTTTGTCCGGTTTATTTTCCGGGTTATCTTCGTTTGCTCGGGAGTACAAGGGAAATCCTCCAAATAGGGTGTAGAAAAAGAATGCTTTTCAATTTCAAGCCTTGTCAAGCTCATTCCTTTTCTTCCACTTTAATTCCGGCGTGTTTTTCTAAAACCTTGATTCTTTTGACCCATCTTTGGAAATTCACGAGATTGTGAATATTCACACGAACTTTTTGAAATTCGGGAAAAGTTAAACCATAATCCCAACCTACAAAAATTTCCTTTTTCTTTGGAGAATTCCTCAAAGAAGTTCCACCCGCAAGGATTGTTCCCGCCGGAACATGAAGATGATCTGCGACCGCACAAGCTCCGCCGATGATTACGTCGTCTTCAACGATTGTACTACCTGCAACACCGCTTTGTCCAGCAATGATAATATTTTTTCCCAATACGCAATTGTGAGCGACGTGAACCATATTATCAAATTTGCATCCATCTCCAACGATCGTGTCCTCCAAACCGCCTCGATCAATTGTACACAAAGATCCTATTTCGACGTCGTCTCCTATTTTTACTCCCCCCACTTGAGGAATTTTATGGTGCTTGCCGTTCGCGGTGACAAATTTAAATCCGTCTCCACCGATCGAACAATTTCCGGAACAGATAAATCTCTTTCCGATGACGACTCCGTGCTGAATGGAAGAATTAAGACCGATGTGAGAATCTTCTCCAATAATTACATTTCTGGAAATCTTAACTCCGTCCTCAAGATAGGTGTTCGCTCCGACCACAGAGTTTTCTCCAACCACCACAAATTCTC
The nucleotide sequence above comes from Leptospira weilii. Encoded proteins:
- a CDS encoding DUF423 domain-containing protein; translation: MTGKQRTIFILSSLSGFLGVALGAFGAHALKPILTPELFAIYETGNRYHLIHSIPPLILAITGYVNNSQVIWFSSILFLTGILVFSGSLYILAIAGIKILGAITPVGGIAFLIAWGLLGFYAILSKVD
- a CDS encoding carboxypeptidase M32, which produces MVRVLVNLKEEFLLSTEMKEYENLFTEQIRRELKSFTEYRITYQEIWTLRNVLSVLQWDSEIILPEDGREERGSQIGLLSGLIHSKYAGESFYKLAEKAGEENEQKNLPGQAERKIEFERLFQDLDRSRRLPQELVEEFSVTTSKAHSIWAKAKKENRFADFAQILSKIVELSKEQAECYGYQTEAYDALLESYEPGERAKDLDKLFFNLKNSLKPLIAKGKKVANPFLKEIPVFLQNKLGEALPGILGLSSGISRLDASEHPFSTSLGSKDKRITTRYDLKDPLSSIFSILHETGHSLYEVGISEIDGGPSPLHDSVSLGIHESQSRLWENQVGRSKEFWEMYYPIFLDTLNIKESELSFSKLFSYINQSAASLIRVEADQITYNLHIILRFEIERELINGRIQVPELPEVWNSKMKEIFGITVPSDREGVLQDVHWSGGAFGYFPTYTLGNIYSAQLFQTFSKENSNFQSEVKQRKDFSSLLNWLKRNVHWKGKFYSAKDLIRSATGSDPDSSYLIQYLEKKLIELESTDHG
- the lpxD gene encoding UDP-3-O-(3-hydroxymyristoyl)glucosamine N-acyltransferase gives rise to the protein MFQIKLSELTKKVSESKIINTQTPDTILLEKIVSISPGAKNSVSFLSNKKMLTEAKKTLSSVILTTEELAKELSIPCLVVSNPELSLAEVLNVLYPSYVPSGKISSTASIHPTAKLGFGVTVGEFVVVGENSVVGANTYLEDGVKISRNVIIGEDSHIGLNSSIQHGVVIGKRFICSGNCSIGGDGFKFVTANGKHHKIPQVGGVKIGDDVEIGSLCTIDRGGLEDTIVGDGCKFDNMVHVAHNCVLGKNIIIAGQSGVAGSTIVEDDVIIGGACAVADHLHVPAGTILAGGTSLRNSPKKKEIFVGWDYGLTFPEFQKVRVNIHNLVNFQRWVKRIKVLEKHAGIKVEEKE